The DNA window GTGCAGGTTATCTGCTGGGATATGGTGCGTGAAATCTGTCCCACTGGAACCGAATCCGAGTACGGGGCGGTCCGCGAGCGTGCCATAGTGGTCGCCGCCGACTTCGCCGCGGGTTTCACCTCAGCGCTGCGGAGCGCGGTGCTAGCGGAGCAGGAAACCACACTCGCAGCGGCACTTTCGGCCGCGCAGGAGGCTGAGGTGCGAAGGCAGTTGTCGGAGGCCAGGTTCGAGGCGGTCTTCGCGGGAGCATCGGTGGGTATCGGCACCATCGACGCCACCGGTCGGGTGCTCGACGTGAATGCGGCGCTTGCCGAAATGCTGGGTCAGCCGGCATCTGTCATGCCCGGACGCTCGGTCGCCGAGATCTTGGGACCCGCGAATATCGGTGACGCCTATGCCGAATTCGAACGGCTGCTCAACGGCGGCGCCGACCGCTTCCGGCTGGAGACCGACCACCTGCGGCCCGATGGCACCATCGCCAGCATCGACCTATCGATGTCGGCGGTGCGCGACAGCGGCGGTCGGGTCCACTTCCTGATAGGCATCGCCGTCGACGTGACCGAACGCAAGAAACTCGCCGATCGGCTGTGGCACGACGCCAACCACGACAGCCTGACCGGGTTGCCGAATCGGGTGCTGTTCTTCGATCGGCTCGCCAATGCGACTCCGCCAGTGGGGCTTTGCTACCTGGACCTCGACGG is part of the Nocardia sp. NBC_00565 genome and encodes:
- a CDS encoding sensor domain-containing diguanylate cyclase — protein: MGLRELAVRWADALDGVVAPTRTRNQIEGLLAELADVLLAAVRGTIDGKVAKDAAAVLVAANYRDPIALSRSVQVICWDMVREICPTGTESEYGAVRERAIVVAADFAAGFTSALRSAVLAEQETTLAAALSAAQEAEVRRQLSEARFEAVFAGASVGIGTIDATGRVLDVNAALAEMLGQPASVMPGRSVAEILGPANIGDAYAEFERLLNGGADRFRLETDHLRPDGTIASIDLSMSAVRDSGGRVHFLIGIAVDVTERKKLADRLWHDANHDSLTGLPNRVLFFDRLANATPPVGLCYLDLDGFKEVNDVWGHTVGDRVLRDVAQRLRESVEPAGGLVARIGGDEFIVLVERCTGADQLALISGLLLDALAAPIQLAGRAVVVGASIGTVFVLGRPTAIDELMHAADTAMYRNKSAGARSARGPRGRD